The Hymenobacter swuensis DY53 genome includes the window GACGCTGGTAGCCCAGCTGGCCGCCGGCCCCACGCCGGCCCTGCTGGCCCAGTACAGCACAATAGCCGGGCAGCTGGCTGTCATTAAAACTCGCATTCTGGCCGGCGACCCCACGGTAACGGCCACCGAGCGGGCCCGCGTGGAAACGGTGCTGCCCTACAACCTCGATGCCTGGGACGGCTACCCCGTGGAGCGGGAGGCTGTGCTGGCCGCCGCTGGCGGCAAAGGGCTCATTTCGCTGGCCGGCGACACGCACAATGCCTGGCACAGCGACCTGATGGTGAACAGTGGCCGCAAAGTAGGCGCTGAATTTGCCACGTCCTCGGTTTCCTCCCCGGGGTTTGAGGCACTGCTGGCCGGCAGCGCGGCGGCTATTCAGGGGTTCGAGCAATCAAATCAGCTGCTCATTAATGATTTGCAGTACCTGGATGCTTCCCGGCGGGGTTTCCTGGAGGTAGAATTCACCAGCAGCCAGGCCACCGCGCAGTGGAAGTACGTGGCCACGCTCACCACCGAGAGTACCGCTACCACCCTGGGCCGCACCGCTACGGAAGTATAGGGGTCGGGTGGGGCATGAGTATCGACTAACGCAGCTAATGCGTCCTTCGGATTTCGTTTCTGAGGGACGCATTGTTTTGAGCAGAGATTCGGTAGCCATAACAGACGAACCCAAAAAGGCCGGAAATTGGTTGAGAAGAAGCTGACTGCCCAGGTGGGCATCAGTACCGTACTTTGTGCCGGTATTCAGTTCGGGCAATTCAGCCTGGGCATTAGTGCCTTTCTTCTCTTCGATTTTCCTGCATGGCCTCCGCTCCTCAACCCCTCGACCACGCTACGTTTACCAACTCGTTTGTCACGGAACTGCTCGGCGACCCTTCCCGCGAGAACGTGCCGCGTCAGGTACCGGGCTACCACTACTCGCCGGTACAGCCCACCGCCGTGGCCGATCCGCACCTGCTGGCTTGGTCTGAGGACCTGGCCGCTACGTTGGGCCTCCCGCGCCCGCCGGAGCGGGGACCGGCCGTGGAGCTGCTGGCCGGCAACCGCGTGGCCCCTACCATGCAGCCCTACGCCGCCCGCTACGGCGGCCACCAGTTCGGTAACTGGGCCGGTCAGCTCGGCGACGGGCGGGCTATTTCTTTGGGCGAAATGCGGGCCGTGGATGGCTCGCGTTGGGAGCTGCAGCTGAAAGGAGCCGGCCCCACGCCGTACTCCCGCCGCGCCGATGGGCGGGCCGTGTTGCGCTCCTCCATCCGGGAGTTTCTGTGCTCTGAGGCTATGCACCACCTGGGCGTACCCACCACCCGAGCCCTGAGTCTGGCAGGCACCGGCGACGAGGTAGTGCGCGACATGTTCTACAACGGCAACGCCCGTCCCGAGCCGGGGGCCGTGGTGTGCCGCGTGGCGCCGTCGTTCGTGCGGTTTGGCAACTTCCAGATTCTGCTGGCCCATCAGGAACTGGATAACCTGCGCCAGCTGGCCGATTATGTGCTTCGCCACCACTTTCCGGAGCTGGGCGAGCCGTCGGAGGCGGTGTACACGCAGTGGTTTGCCGAAATCTGTCGGCGCACGGCCGTGATGGTGGCGCACTGGATGACGGTGGGCTTCGTGCACGGGGTGATGAATACCGACAACATGAGCATTCTGGGGCTGACCATCGACTACGGCCCCTACGGCTGGCTGGAGCCCTACGAGCCGGGCTGGACGCCCAACACTACCGACTTCAGCACCTACCGGTACGCTTTCGGGCAGCAGCCTCGGGTGGCGCTCTGGAACCTGATGCAGCTGGCCCAGGCCCTCTCGCCGCTGGTAACGGACGCCACCGCCGCCCTGCGCCCCGCCCTCGACCTCTACGCCGCCACCTTCAACCAGACGCGCCAGGCTATGCTCCTGCGTAAGCTCGGCCTCACGCCCCATCCCGATGGTCAGCCCGATTATGCCCTGACCGAGGCCCTGCACGCCGCCCTGGAAACTTCGGAAGCCGACATGACGCTGTTTTTCCGGCGGTTGTCGCACCTGGTGCCGGCGCTGCTGGCGGAGCCCGAAGGGAATGCGGCGGCTTTTCAGTCGCTCATTGAAGAAGTCAGCTATAACCCGCAGGGTGCCGTGCACACGCCGTTGCTGGAATGGCTGGAGCGCTACATGCAGCGGCTGCGGCAGGAAACAGCGGAGCCGGAAGCCATCCGGGCGGGTATGCTAGCGGCTAACCCCAAGTATGTGCTGCGTAACTACTTGGCCCAGCAGGCCATTGAAGCCGCCGAGGCCGGCGACCTGACCGACCTGGAACGCTTGTATCACGTCCTGAAAACGCCTTTCGACGAGCACCCGGCCTACGAGGACTTAGCCGCTAAACGCCCCGAGTGGGCCCGCGAAAAACCGGGCAGTGCCACGCTTTCGTGTAGCTCGTGATGAGTTGCCAGTTGTCGGTCGTGAGTTGCCGGTTGTTAATGGACGAGCTTCTGCTAACTGCTAACTGCTAATAACTAATAACGGGCAACTGACAACCGGCAACTCACAACTCATACCTGCCGCAGCAGCCAAGCGTAGGCGGCGGCTACATCATCGAAGAGTAACACGGTGGGCTGCGTGACGAACCACATGGCCATTTCCATGGACTTGCGGGCTGGCCAGTGGGCAGGGCACACCCATGCCACGCTGCGCATGCCCTGCTGTGCCAGGAGGCGGTAATATTCGGTGCCCACCCAACGCGCCCCTTTTTCCCATTCGCTGGAAACCTGGCTGTTGTCGTTCAGCATTTTGTAGCAGGGCCGCTGCCGCAGATACTCCAGCACCAGCTCCCCACCCGTTCGAGCTGATTCTGCGTCGTGCTGGCCTTTCCACTCCACGTACAGCCACTGATGATCGGGGTCGTAGGAGATGGAAAGGGGAGGCGTATCGTACAGGTACTCCATATCCAAGAACGGCAAAAAGGAATAGTCGGCACCGCTGCTGCCAGCTACCGGAAGATAGGGTATTCAACGCAACAACTACGCAGAAAAATGCTCCGCTGGATCGACATTCTCACGTTTGCCCGCTACGGCAACCCCGAGCCGCCGCAGCGACTGGAGCGGCCGGATGCCGAATGGCAGCAGCAGCTGACGCCGGCGCAATATCAGGTAATGCGCCGAAAAGCCACCGAGCCGCCTTACCGCAACGCCTACTGCCGTAGCTATGAGCCTGGCCGCTACCACTGCGTCGGCTGCGGTAGCCTGCTGTTCGACGCTGCCACCAAGTACCACGCCATATCCGGCTGGCCAAGCTTCACGCAGCCCGCCGCCCGCAACGCCATCCGCTACCACTTCGACGACAGCCACCACATGCAGCGCATGGAAGCCATGTGCAACTGCTGCGCGGCGCACCTCGGCCACGTTTTTCCGGACGGCCCGGCCCCGGCCGGCTTGCGCTACTGTATGAACTCGGTGAGCATGGAGCGGCGCGCTACGGGCTCATTGTGAAATGCTTGGGTAATCTGCTTTCTTTAGGAAGAACCTAACCGGCCTTCCTGCCATGACCCAGACTACCACCGTGGCCGATGCGCCCGTAAGCGCCGGCCTGACCAGTGCCGACCTGGCTCCCGTACCCGCCGCCGCCCGCACCTGGACGACGGCCAACTACGCGGCCCTCTGGATCAGCATGAGCCTGTGCATTCCTACCTACATGCTGGCCAGTTCGCTCATCGGGGGCGGCATGAATTGGTGGCAGGCACTGCTGACTATCTTTCTGGGGAATACGGTGGTGCTGGTGCCCATGCTGCTCAACGGCCATGCCGGGGCGAAGTATGGTATTCCGTTTCCGGTGTTTGCGCGGGCCAGTTTTGGGGTGCGCGGGGCCAACGTGCCGGCCTTGCTGCGCGCCATCATTGCCTGCGGATGGTTTGGGATTCAGACCTGGATTGGGGGCTATGCGTTGTACCAGATGGCGGTGCTGTGGGTGCCTGCCCTGGGGCAGTTGCCGCCGGTATTCCCGCCGAGTTGGGGGCTGGCCACCGGGCCGGCGCTGGTGTTCGTGCTGTTCTGGGCCCTGAATATGTACGTGGTGTACCTGGGCGTAGATAGTATCAAGAAGCTGCTGGTGTTCAAAGCGTTTTTTCTGCCGGTGGCGGCGGGGGCGCTGCTGTGGTGGGCCATTGCGGCCGGTAATGGGCTGGGGCCCATTCTGAGCCAGCCGGCCAAATTTGCCTCGTCGGCGGAGTTCTGGGCCTATTTCTTCCCGGCCCTGACGGGGATGGTGGGTTTCTGGGCCACGCTCTCCTTAAACATTCCCGATTTCACTCGCTACGCCGTGAGCCAGCGGGCTCAGGTGCTGGGGCAGGCGTTGGCGCTGCCCTCGTCCATGACGCTGTTCTCGTTTGTGGGTGTAGTCGTCACGTCGGCGACGCTGGTCATTTACGGGCAGACCATCTGGGACCCGGTGGTGCTGGCTGCCAAGTTTGAAAGCCGGGTGCTGGTGAGCGTGGCCATGCTGGCCGTGGCCTTGAGCACCCTGGCTACCAACATTGCCGCTAACATCGTCAGCCCCGCCAACGACTTCGCCAACCTGAATCCGCAGCGCATCAGCTTCAAAACCGGCGGCTACATCACCGGCGTTATCGGCCTGCTTATCTTCCCTTGGAAGCTTATTGCCGACCCCTCAGGCTACATTTTCACTTGGCTGGTGGGCTACTCGGCGCTGCTGGGCCCCATCGGCGGTATCATGATAGCCGACTACTACCTGCTCCGCCACCAGCAGCTAGATGTTCCTGACCTCTACCGCTATGAGGGTCGCTACACCTACCAGAACGGCGTGAACCGCCGGGCCGTGCTGGCCCTGTTCGTCGGGATTCTGCCCAACGTGCCCGGCTTTCTGCAGGCCGTGGGCGCGGTGCCGGCCGGCCTAGTGTGGTCCTGGCTGGCGGGCCTGTATAGCTACGCCTGGTTCGTGGGATTCTTCCTCTCGGCCGGCCTGTACGTGCTGCTAATGCGGCGGCCGATGCGGGTAGTAGAGTAGCAACTAGAGGTAGTATAACCGTATTTTGCGTGGCCCTATACTCTTCACTTGTAGATCTTAGATGAGCAATCTGCTTTCGGTATTTCCACGCATTGTCCTGTTGGCTGCCGTAGTGTTCAGCCTACCGCATACCTTGGCCAGAGCAGCCGGCAGAACAAATTCCGAAAAGCCAACGGTCAATACCAGTGCACTGGCCGAGTTGCGGCAAGCAGTAGGCGCGGTAGCAACCGTAGCACCGGCGAAAGGCGCGGCGGCGTTTCAGCAAGCGTCTTTCAGGAAAAGACCATTACCTGAAGTCTCTTTCGGGAGTAGTGGTGTTACTGTAGTCTGGCCAAATAAGCGGCGTGTTGTATTTCATAATGTCCACCCACACACAGTAGATGACGAGTCCAAGGTGATAACTCATCGTTACGGGGGCACGGAGCCTCTCACAGGTCTGTTATGGATTACCAAAGACCGATACGAGCATACGGAGCAGTTACTCACCAGTCAGGCTAATGAGAAGGTAACTGAAGTGGCGAATGAGCCGCAGATAAACCGCAGTGGCACGCTACTATTCGCCAAGCAGAATGACTGTTTCGTTGTATCCGAAGACTGCCACCCGGGCTTCCAGTTGTGGCGCATCACCAAGGGCACGTTAAAGCTTCTCAAAGATGTCCAGTTACAAAACTGCTTTGTGGTGAGCGGGGGCTGGATTTCGGCCACTACCGTGCGGATAGAAACAGCCAGTTTGCAGGACATGATGAGTGGAAAGAGAGTAGCGGATATGAAACGGCAGTTTTTCGATGTGACCGTGCGGTAAGGATAAAATAGTGGCTGCATAAGTCTTGGCAGGTAAGCTCACTACGGGGAGGCAAGACCTGGCTGCTGTAGTTGGTGGGATACTTTTCGGCCGCTGCCGTATACAGAGCCGCTAACCTGCTCTGCTGCTATGCCCGATTCCCCTCAACCAACAACCAACTTCAACGGCTTCGTGCGGGTGCGCGGGGCGCGGGAACACAACCTCAAAAACGTGGACGTGGACATTCCGCGCGATGCGCTGGTGGTGTTTACGGGCGTCTCGGGCTCGGGCAAAAGCAGCCTAGCCTTTGGTACCTTATACGCCGAGGCCCAGCGCCGCTACCTGGAATCGGTGTCGCCATACGCGCGGCGGCTGTTTCATCAGATGTCGGTGCCGCAGGTGCAGTCCATTGAGGGGCTGCCGCCAGCCGTAGCCCTGCAGCAGCAGCGCGGCACACCCACCACGCGCTCCTCGGTGGGCTCGGTCACTACGCTTTCCAACCTAGTGCGCATGCTCTATTCCCGGGCCGGCGACTACCCGGCGGGGCAGGGCATCGTCTACGCCGAAGCCTTTTCCTCGAACACCCCGGAGGGCGCCTGCCCCACCTGCCACGGCCTGGGCCGCGTGTACGAGGTAACCGAGCAGAGCATGGTGCCCGACCCCTCGCTCACCATCCGGGAGCGGGCCATTGCTGCTTGGCCCCAGGCCTGGGGTGGACAGAACCAGCGCGACATCCTCGTAACCCTGGGCTATAACGTAGATATTCCGTGGCAGGACCTGCCCCAGCAGCAGCGCGACTGGATTCTGTTCACCGAGGAGCAGCCCGTGGTGCCGGTCTACCCCGGCTACTCGCCCGAGCAAACCCAGCGGGCCGTGAAGCGCCGGGAGCCACCGAACTACATGGGTACCTTCAGCAGCGCCCGCCGACACGTGCTGCACACCTTCGCCACCACCCAGAGCCCACTCATGAAGAAGCGGGCGTTGCAGTATATGCTCAGCCAAGCTTGTCCCACCTGCCACGGCAAGCGGCTGCGGCCCGAGTCGCTGAGCGTAACGTTTGCCGGACTGGATATTGCCGATTTTTCGGCGTTGCCGCTCAAGCGCGTGGAAGCCCTCATCCGGCCCTTTGCTGAGGGCAAGGCCCGGCCCCAGGCCCACGACCAGGACCACCCCGAGCAGGCCGAAGTAGCCCGCCGCATCACGCAGGATCTGTGCGCCCGCCTCATGGTGCTGCTCGATCTGGGCCTGGGCTACCTGTCTTTGGAGCGGAGCACGCCCACGTTGTCGCCGGGGGAATTGCAGCGGCTACGGCTGGCCACGCAGCTCTACTCCAATCTGTTTGGGGTGGTGTATGTGCTCGATGAGCCCTCCGCCGGCCTGCACCCCTCGGATACCCAGGCGTTGCTGAAAGCGTTGGCCGGACTGCGGCAGGCCGGCAACTCGCTGTTTGTGGTGGAGCACAACCTCGACGTTATCCGGCAGGCTGATTGGCTGGTGGATGTGGGGCCAGCCGCCGGGGAGCTGGGCGGCGAAATCCTCTACAGCGGCCCACCGTCCGGCCTGGAGGCGGTGGATGCCTCGCACACCCGTCGCTTCCTGTACCCGGTGCACGGGGCGGCCCAGGCCCGCACCGTGCGGGAACCAGCCGGCTGGTTGCGACTGGAAGGCGTGCATCGTAACAACCTCAACGGCCTGTATGCGCAGTTTCCATTAGGCGTGCTCACTACCGTCACGGGCGTGTCGGGCTCCGGCAAATCCAGCTTGGTAAGTCAGGTACTGGTGGAGCTGGTGGCTGCGCAGTTAGGACAAGCAGTAGAAGCGGAGGAGGAAGCCGAAACCGACCCGCTGGAACGCGCCGCTACGACCGAAACCGGCGGGCAAATCGTATCAGGGCTGGAAACCATCAAGCGGCTGGTGCGCGTGGACCAGAAACCTATCGGCCGCACACCGCGCTCCAATATGGCTACCTATACCGGCCTGTTCGACCATGTGCGCAAGCTGTTTGCCGCTACCCCCGAGGCCCGCAAGCGCCGCTACGATGCCGGCCGGTTTAGCTTCAACGTAGCCAAGGGCCGCTGCGAAAACTGCCAGGGTGAGGGGTTTGTGATGGTGGAGCTGCTGTTTCTGCCCAGCGTGTACGCACCCTGTTCGGTGTGCCACGGTACCCGCTACAACGCCAAAACCCTCGAAATTCAGTACCAGGGGAAGAATGTTGCCGAGGTGCTGCACCTGACGGTGGATGTGGCCTGGGAGTTTTTCCGGGACGAGGCCCCCGTACACCGGGCCCTCACGGTGCTGCGCGAAGTGGGCCTGGGCTATTTGCGCCTCGGTCAGCCGGCCACCGAGCTGAGCGGGGGCGAGGCCCAGCGCATCAAGCTAGCCACCGAGTTGCAGCGCACCGGCCGCGGCAACTCCCTCTACGTGCTCGACGAGCCCACCACCGGCCTGCACCCCGCCGACGTGGAGCGTCTGCTAGTGCAGCTCCAACGCCTCACCGACGCGGGCAACACGGTTATCGTGGTAGAGCACGATATGCGCGTGGTAGCCGCCTCCGACTGGGTGCTGGACATGGGCCCCGGGGCTGGCGACGAAGGCGGCCAGGTAGTAGCCCAGGGCCCGCCCGCCACGGTAGCCACCGCCAAAAACAGCAAAACCGCCTCATTTCTGAAGCGGTTTATGCAGTAGCGCGAACTTTGCAGTCCGCGCCTCCGCGCCGTTTGTGTGGTTAGAGCGGCGCGGGACGCGAACCGCAAAGTTCGCGCCTCTGCCGCTTTACTCGGCCGTTACCACGCGGTAGTCGGGGTCTTCCTGAATGTTGACTTCGATGAGGGCGCCGGCATTGCGAAGCAGCTGACGGCAGTCGGGACTGAGGTGGCGCAGGTGCAGGGTTTTGCCCAGGCGGTGGTAGCGTTCTGTGAGCTTGTGCAGCGCATCAATGCCCGACATATCGGCCACCCGGCTTTCGCGGAAGTCGATGACCACCTGAGCGGGGTCCTGCTGCACGTCGAACTTATCGGTGAAAGCCTGGGCTGAGCCGAAAAAGAGCGGGCCGTAGATTTCGTAGTGGCGGGTACCGGCAGCGTCGGTGTGCTTACGGGCCCGGATGCGCTTGGCGTTTTCCCAGGCAAATACCAGCGCCGAAATCACCACGCCCAGCAGTACGGCCAGCGCCAGGTTCTGTGACACGGCCGTGACCAGCGTCACGAGCAGCATCACCAGCACGTCGGCACGGGGCATGCGGCGCAGGATGCGCAGGCTGGCCCACTCGAAGGTGCCAATCACCACCATAAACATCACGCCCACCAGCGCGGCCAGCGGCAGCTGCTCGATGAGGGAGGAGCCCGCCACCACGAACAGCGCCAACGCCAACGCCGCCACCACGCCCGACAGCCGCCCGCGCCCCCGGGATTCCAGATTCACCATCGTCTGTCCGATCATGGCGCAGCCGCCCATGCCGCCGGTTAGGCCCGAAGCCACGTTGGCCAAGCCCTGGGCCACGCAGTCCTGGTTGCCGTGGCCGCGTGTGTCGGTCATTTCGTCCACCACGGTCAGCGTCAGCAGACTTTCAGTGAGGCCCACCAGCGCCATAATAACAGAGTAGGGCAGCACCAGCGCCAGCGTAGCCCAGTTCAGCGGCACCTGCGGCCAGTGCAGCGTGGGCAGCCCGCCCTTGATGGAGGCAATATCGCCTACCGACTTGGTGTCAAGGCCACCTCCAATCACCAGCGCTGACACTGCAATAATGGCTACTAAAGAGGCCGGCACGGCCTTCGTGAGCTTGGGCAGCAGGTACACGATGGCCATGGTGAGGGCCACCAGCCCCAGCATCAGTAGGAGCTGGGTGCCTTGCAGCCATTGCTCCTCGCCGCCCGCGCCGGGGACTTTAAACTGTTCCAGCTGGGCCATGAAGATGATGACGGCCAGCCCATTCACGAAGCCGTACACCACCGGCTGCGGCACCAGCCGGATAAATTTGCCGAAGCGCAGCAGCCCCACGGCAATCTGGATAACGCCCATCAGGGCCACGGCCAGGAACAGGTATTCCACGCCGTGCTGGGCCACCAGGGCCACAATAACGACAGCCACCGAGCCGGCCGCGCCCGATATCATGCCCGGCCGGCCGCCGAAGACGCTCGTGAGCAGGCAGATGACGAAGGCCGAGCCGATGCCCACCAGCGGGCTGATGTGGGCCAGCAACGCAAAGGCCACTACCTCCGGCACCAGGGCCAGCGCGGTAGTCAGGCCGGCGAGAATTTCGTTTTTAACGTTGATTTTATATTGAGCCAGATACGGCAGAACCTGAAACATAAACAGCTGAGAAGTGACGGGGTTGGGCAAAACAAAAGCCGCCCACTTCCGGGCAGGAAGCGGCGGCGCAGGGTAAGCAGGCCAGTCCTCAGGGTGGGGTGAGCTTGAAAATACGGTAGAGAGTAAGACACATAAGCAGGCACAAAGGTATGGCCGACCCCGACCCCGGTCCAAAAAAATGGTGCGGTATTGCCCGACCGTGCCCTATGCCACCGCCGCGCCAGGATAATAAAGCGTACCTTGGAGGAAAGGCTCCGCCCCGACGGCCGCCCCCCATCTTCCCCGAAGCGGCAATGTGCCGCCCGACTGCCTGGCTTCCGGCCGCCGCAGTGTCTTCGGCCCCGCTTTTCGGTGGGCCTCTCCCTTTTACGGGCTACCTCTCATGCCGTCTTTTTATCAGCCTTCCGCCGAGCTGCTGCAGGCGTTTGGCTTTACGCGGTTCAGCTCCCCGGCGGGCCAGACGCGCTACAGCCGCCCCAGTGAGTGCGGTCAGGAAACCGTGGTGCTCTATCCCGATGAGGAACTGGCCTTGCTGGAAGCCGTGAACGGGCAGCTGCTCTACTGCTTTCAGGGCCGGGTAGCCTCAGAGGCTGAGTTCCGGGTGCTGCTGCGGCAGGTGAACTGGCCGGCCGAGGTGCAGTCGGCCTAAAACATTCTGCTTCCCGTTTTCTTACCCTATCACTGATGACCGATTCTTACCTGCGGAGCCTGGGCTTTGCCGACACCGATGATTCCCGCAGTGCCGCCCGTCCCGCTTTCGGGCAGGCGTGGCGCTACCTCCACGAAGCCCCGGCTCAGGATGGGGCCCGCCTGTTCATTGAGCACCCGCTGGGCATTGCCGGCTGCCGGCTCAGTATGCTCCCGGCCCCGCTGGCTGCCTCCGATATAGCCGCCACCGTGGGTTTGCACGACCGGCCCGCGCTGGAAGCGGCCATTACGGCGTTTTATGCGGCGCACGGTGGCCAAGCCGCCGTGCCTGCTGCCGCTGTGCCGCACACGTTTCTGCCGTATCGGCGGCAGCGGTAGGCTTACGCGTCCCCGAAACTTTTTGTATCAATACTTCTTCATGGATACCGATTTACAACTCAGCCTGGCGAACAACGCCAAGGAATGGCTAGCCCTTTCCCTCTCCATTTCCTCCGCCGAGAAAGTGGCCTTTACTAAAGTCCACGACGGCTTTTTTACCACCTACGGGGCTACGTTCATGGCCCACGTCTACCGCATGACGTTCGAGCACGCTTTGCAAAGCATGCCGGAACAGGAGCGCAGCCGCCTGCTTATCACTTTCCGTGAGGAAATGGATAAAGCTATTGACGACCACTACCTCTCCGGGGGAAAATAACCTAGCTGAACGTACAAGAGGCCCTGAATGTCAACATAGTCGGCATTCAGGGCCTCTTGTGCGTTTAGGCGGGCAGCACCGTGCGCTAGTGGGCTACTACCAGCCGCTGCACCGATACAGCCGCGCCACTCTGGATGCGCAGTAGATAGGTGCCATTGGCCCAAGTGCCGGTATCGAGGGTATGGCGGCGGCCGGTGAGGGAAATAGTACGCAATAATTGCCCCTGCACACTATACACCAGCAGTTGGGCAGGAACGGCCGTGGGGAGTTCCAGCGTTACCTGCTGCGTGGCCGGATTTGGGTACAGGTTCGTGGTGAAGGCGGCGCGGCTGGCGGTAGCCGTAATCTGGGTGGGCGAAAGGTGCAGCAGCCACGACTGATTAGGGCCCAGCGTCGTCAGAGACGAGGACCAGTTCGTGAAGCCGCCCTGCGCGTCCAGCGTGACGGTGCCAGCGGCTTGGCCCGTCAGCAATTCGGTCACCCGGTACACGCCGGCCGGTAGCGTAGACAAGGCCAGGGAAAGCGCCGGATTAGCTGAGCTGCCCATATTGGCCACCGTCAGTACGGCCTGCTGCTGATGCACGCGGGCATAGCTGAGCACGCTGTTTGTTGGGGAAGTGAGCGGCAGCAGATAACCTTTGCGCAGGGCCTCGTGGGTGTTGCGTAGCCGGATGAGCTGCTTATAGTGGTTGAGCAGGGAGTTCGGGTCAGCCTGCTGGGTGGCTACGTTGAACTGGGCGTAATTGCCGTTGAGGCCGCGCCAGGGCGAGCCGGTGGTGAAGCCCGCCTGGGTGCCGGCCGTCCATTGCATGGGCTTGCGCTTGTCTTCATCCACGCCGGCCCCGAGCATTCCCACTTCCTCCCCATAGTACAGAAACGGTACGCCAGGCATGGTAAGATAGAGGGCCGCCGCCTGCTTCATGCGGGCCAGATTACCGCCCAGCTGGTCCAGTACACGGTTCTGGTCGTGGTTGGTGAGGAAGGTGGCGTACTGCAGCTTGGGGTAAGAGCGGTCCACCACGCCCAGCTGGGTACGCAGGGCGGCCGGGTTGCCGGCATTCAGGCTGCTGATAATGGCAGCGGCTAGGTCAAACTCAAAGCAGGCGTCGAGGCGCTGGTTAAGGACGTAGGGTACTACGGCTGGCGTATTCGACCAGGCTTCGCCCACGGTGAAAGCGGC containing:
- a CDS encoding protein adenylyltransferase SelO, producing the protein MASAPQPLDHATFTNSFVTELLGDPSRENVPRQVPGYHYSPVQPTAVADPHLLAWSEDLAATLGLPRPPERGPAVELLAGNRVAPTMQPYAARYGGHQFGNWAGQLGDGRAISLGEMRAVDGSRWELQLKGAGPTPYSRRADGRAVLRSSIREFLCSEAMHHLGVPTTRALSLAGTGDEVVRDMFYNGNARPEPGAVVCRVAPSFVRFGNFQILLAHQELDNLRQLADYVLRHHFPELGEPSEAVYTQWFAEICRRTAVMVAHWMTVGFVHGVMNTDNMSILGLTIDYGPYGWLEPYEPGWTPNTTDFSTYRYAFGQQPRVALWNLMQLAQALSPLVTDATAALRPALDLYAATFNQTRQAMLLRKLGLTPHPDGQPDYALTEALHAALETSEADMTLFFRRLSHLVPALLAEPEGNAAAFQSLIEEVSYNPQGAVHTPLLEWLERYMQRLRQETAEPEAIRAGMLAANPKYVLRNYLAQQAIEAAEAGDLTDLERLYHVLKTPFDEHPAYEDLAAKRPEWAREKPGSATLSCSS
- a CDS encoding SpoIIAA family protein, whose product is MEYLYDTPPLSISYDPDHQWLYVEWKGQHDAESARTGGELVLEYLRQRPCYKMLNDNSQVSSEWEKGARWVGTEYYRLLAQQGMRSVAWVCPAHWPARKSMEMAMWFVTQPTVLLFDDVAAAYAWLLRQV
- the msrB gene encoding peptide-methionine (R)-S-oxide reductase MsrB; this translates as MLRWIDILTFARYGNPEPPQRLERPDAEWQQQLTPAQYQVMRRKATEPPYRNAYCRSYEPGRYHCVGCGSLLFDAATKYHAISGWPSFTQPAARNAIRYHFDDSHHMQRMEAMCNCCAAHLGHVFPDGPAPAGLRYCMNSVSMERRATGSL
- a CDS encoding NCS1 family nucleobase:cation symporter-1, whose translation is MTQTTTVADAPVSAGLTSADLAPVPAAARTWTTANYAALWISMSLCIPTYMLASSLIGGGMNWWQALLTIFLGNTVVLVPMLLNGHAGAKYGIPFPVFARASFGVRGANVPALLRAIIACGWFGIQTWIGGYALYQMAVLWVPALGQLPPVFPPSWGLATGPALVFVLFWALNMYVVYLGVDSIKKLLVFKAFFLPVAAGALLWWAIAAGNGLGPILSQPAKFASSAEFWAYFFPALTGMVGFWATLSLNIPDFTRYAVSQRAQVLGQALALPSSMTLFSFVGVVVTSATLVIYGQTIWDPVVLAAKFESRVLVSVAMLAVALSTLATNIAANIVSPANDFANLNPQRISFKTGGYITGVIGLLIFPWKLIADPSGYIFTWLVGYSALLGPIGGIMIADYYLLRHQQLDVPDLYRYEGRYTYQNGVNRRAVLALFVGILPNVPGFLQAVGAVPAGLVWSWLAGLYSYAWFVGFFLSAGLYVLLMRRPMRVVE
- a CDS encoding excinuclease ABC subunit UvrA; this encodes MPDSPQPTTNFNGFVRVRGAREHNLKNVDVDIPRDALVVFTGVSGSGKSSLAFGTLYAEAQRRYLESVSPYARRLFHQMSVPQVQSIEGLPPAVALQQQRGTPTTRSSVGSVTTLSNLVRMLYSRAGDYPAGQGIVYAEAFSSNTPEGACPTCHGLGRVYEVTEQSMVPDPSLTIRERAIAAWPQAWGGQNQRDILVTLGYNVDIPWQDLPQQQRDWILFTEEQPVVPVYPGYSPEQTQRAVKRREPPNYMGTFSSARRHVLHTFATTQSPLMKKRALQYMLSQACPTCHGKRLRPESLSVTFAGLDIADFSALPLKRVEALIRPFAEGKARPQAHDQDHPEQAEVARRITQDLCARLMVLLDLGLGYLSLERSTPTLSPGELQRLRLATQLYSNLFGVVYVLDEPSAGLHPSDTQALLKALAGLRQAGNSLFVVEHNLDVIRQADWLVDVGPAAGELGGEILYSGPPSGLEAVDASHTRRFLYPVHGAAQARTVREPAGWLRLEGVHRNNLNGLYAQFPLGVLTTVTGVSGSGKSSLVSQVLVELVAAQLGQAVEAEEEAETDPLERAATTETGGQIVSGLETIKRLVRVDQKPIGRTPRSNMATYTGLFDHVRKLFAATPEARKRRYDAGRFSFNVAKGRCENCQGEGFVMVELLFLPSVYAPCSVCHGTRYNAKTLEIQYQGKNVAEVLHLTVDVAWEFFRDEAPVHRALTVLREVGLGYLRLGQPATELSGGEAQRIKLATELQRTGRGNSLYVLDEPTTGLHPADVERLLVQLQRLTDAGNTVIVVEHDMRVVAASDWVLDMGPGAGDEGGQVVAQGPPATVATAKNSKTASFLKRFMQ
- a CDS encoding SulP family inorganic anion transporter — encoded protein: MFQVLPYLAQYKINVKNEILAGLTTALALVPEVVAFALLAHISPLVGIGSAFVICLLTSVFGGRPGMISGAAGSVAVVIVALVAQHGVEYLFLAVALMGVIQIAVGLLRFGKFIRLVPQPVVYGFVNGLAVIIFMAQLEQFKVPGAGGEEQWLQGTQLLLMLGLVALTMAIVYLLPKLTKAVPASLVAIIAVSALVIGGGLDTKSVGDIASIKGGLPTLHWPQVPLNWATLALVLPYSVIMALVGLTESLLTLTVVDEMTDTRGHGNQDCVAQGLANVASGLTGGMGGCAMIGQTMVNLESRGRGRLSGVVAALALALFVVAGSSLIEQLPLAALVGVMFMVVIGTFEWASLRILRRMPRADVLVMLLVTLVTAVSQNLALAVLLGVVISALVFAWENAKRIRARKHTDAAGTRHYEIYGPLFFGSAQAFTDKFDVQQDPAQVVIDFRESRVADMSGIDALHKLTERYHRLGKTLHLRHLSPDCRQLLRNAGALIEVNIQEDPDYRVVTAE